In Treponema denticola, one genomic interval encodes:
- the rdgB gene encoding RdgB/HAM1 family non-canonical purine NTP pyrophosphatase, producing MKIYLASGNINKKHEVQELLPAHKIVLPKEENIEFDPEENGSSFFENAMIKAKALYDIVKTPVLADDSGLCIDSLNGAPGIHSARYGAVNGEHVSAEAGINKVLLQLKKEKNRRAHFACCMIFLLSEDRFYAVQETCEGYITEEPAGSGGFGYDPIFFMEEFGKTFAELSSDQKNSVSHRGRALAAIKKIIEKI from the coding sequence ATGAAAATATATCTGGCATCAGGAAACATAAATAAAAAACATGAGGTACAGGAGCTTCTTCCTGCTCATAAAATTGTTTTACCCAAAGAAGAAAATATAGAATTTGATCCTGAAGAAAACGGAAGCAGTTTTTTTGAAAACGCTATGATAAAGGCAAAGGCTCTTTATGATATAGTAAAAACTCCTGTTCTCGCGGATGATTCAGGTTTGTGTATAGATTCGTTAAACGGTGCTCCGGGCATTCATTCTGCCCGTTATGGGGCCGTAAACGGAGAACATGTTTCGGCCGAAGCCGGTATTAACAAGGTTCTTTTGCAATTAAAAAAAGAGAAAAACCGTAGAGCTCACTTTGCTTGCTGTATGATTTTTCTTTTAAGCGAAGACCGCTTTTATGCGGTTCAGGAAACTTGCGAAGGTTATATAACTGAAGAACCGGCCGGTTCAGGAGGCTTTGGGTACGATCCTATATTTTTTATGGAAGAATTCGGCAAAACATTTGCCGAGCTCAGCTCCGATCAAAAAAACTCCGTTTCGCATAGAGGCAGAGCCCTTGCTGCTATCAAAAAGATTATAGAAAAGATATAG
- the flgF gene encoding flagellar basal-body rod protein FlgF produces MVRGWYTAASGMLAQQRQLDVISNNLANLDTTSFKRDVSVQKSFPELLLRRLNDDGVIKNPFGSSDIAPIIGKLGLGVETNEIFTEFEQGSLKQTSSPADLALEGQGFFAVETPYGEKYTRNGNFMIGVEGYLMTKEGYPVMGENGRIFLQDMEYKINQDGQIYVRPITAPESDSVYLDRLKIVEFENDRYLSKNGTSFYLDTPLSGKAIAAEGPSRPVVVQGFIEASNVNVVNEMVRMIEVNRAYEANQKSIQAEDTMMAKLWNEAVKK; encoded by the coding sequence ATGGTAAGAGGTTGGTATACTGCGGCGAGCGGAATGCTTGCTCAACAGCGTCAGTTGGATGTTATTTCAAATAATTTGGCTAACTTGGATACGACCAGTTTTAAAAGAGATGTTTCAGTTCAAAAGTCTTTTCCCGAATTGCTTTTAAGAAGGTTGAATGATGACGGCGTAATAAAAAATCCATTCGGCTCATCGGACATAGCTCCTATTATAGGAAAACTGGGGCTCGGCGTTGAAACTAACGAGATTTTTACCGAGTTTGAGCAAGGCTCTTTAAAACAGACAAGCTCTCCGGCCGATTTAGCTTTGGAAGGACAGGGCTTTTTTGCCGTCGAAACTCCTTATGGAGAAAAGTATACCCGAAACGGAAATTTTATGATTGGCGTTGAAGGCTATCTTATGACTAAGGAAGGCTATCCCGTTATGGGAGAAAACGGCCGCATCTTTTTACAGGACATGGAATATAAGATCAACCAAGACGGACAAATCTATGTACGCCCGATTACCGCACCCGAAAGCGATTCAGTTTATCTGGACCGCTTAAAAATAGTGGAATTTGAAAACGACAGATATTTAAGCAAAAACGGAACAAGCTTTTATTTGGATACACCTCTTTCAGGAAAGGCCATTGCCGCCGAGGGACCGTCCCGTCCCGTTGTAGTGCAGGGCTTTATCGAAGCTTCCAATGTAAATGTCGTAAACGAAATGGTTAGGATGATAGAAGTAAACAGGGCCTATGAGGCCAATCAAAAATCCATTCAGGCCGAAGATACAATGATGGCCAAACTATGGAATGAAGCAGTTAAAAAATAA
- the flgG gene encoding flagellar basal-body rod protein FlgG — protein sequence MVRSLWTAATGMNTQQANIDTVANNLANVNTSGFKKQRAEFEDLIYQTVKTAGTPATEDTITPVGVQMGHGARLAATQRIFEQGSLQNTGVTSDIAIQGEGFFRVLQYDGTYAYTRDGSFKIDADRQLVTSNGLRVLPEIIFPEGYRENTIAVSRDGRVTVKVGDIDDPIEVGQIELYRFQNNAGLSAEGSNLFRQTPASGTAIPGRPGFTGFGRTEHKFLEMSNVSTVSEMVNMIVAQRAYEFNSKAIQTSDNMLGTAVSLKR from the coding sequence ATGGTTAGAAGTTTATGGACGGCCGCAACAGGCATGAACACTCAACAGGCAAACATCGACACGGTTGCAAACAACCTGGCAAACGTAAATACAAGCGGTTTTAAAAAGCAGAGAGCGGAATTTGAAGACCTCATCTATCAGACGGTAAAAACTGCCGGTACACCTGCTACAGAGGATACGATTACTCCGGTAGGAGTTCAGATGGGACACGGTGCAAGGCTTGCCGCTACCCAAAGAATATTTGAACAAGGCTCCTTGCAAAATACGGGCGTAACAAGCGATATAGCAATTCAGGGTGAAGGTTTTTTTAGGGTTCTTCAATATGACGGAACCTATGCTTATACAAGGGATGGCTCTTTTAAGATTGATGCAGACCGCCAGCTTGTAACCTCAAACGGTTTACGCGTTTTGCCCGAAATAATCTTTCCCGAAGGCTATCGTGAAAATACGATTGCAGTCAGCAGGGACGGCCGTGTTACCGTTAAAGTCGGCGATATAGACGATCCGATCGAAGTAGGCCAGATAGAGCTTTACCGCTTCCAGAATAATGCAGGTCTTTCAGCCGAGGGTTCTAACCTTTTTAGGCAGACCCCTGCATCAGGTACGGCTATTCCGGGGCGTCCCGGGTTTACCGGCTTCGGAAGAACCGAGCACAAGTTTTTGGAAATGTCAAACGTTTCAACCGTAAGCGAAATGGTAAATATGATTGTGGCTCAAAGAGCTTACGAGTTTAATTCTAAGGCTATCCAGACAAGCGACAATATGCTTGGTACTGCGGTAAGTTTAAAGCGATAG
- a CDS encoding rod-binding protein has translation MEVNKIGTNQAGREEVKNSLINKSEVPASAKSQQNFTQMLEALRGSERASSIISNIQGESSASVSGLKTGNSEALFDTRLPGDILKSMKIENPVPADTHREVQGMASSFGKSGETVHSRYSIDRTSKLYEQALEFESYFVKIMLDSMRNTLTGKTLAGDESFAGKMYQDMMYDELGRSMTKNAGFGLADQIYLELSN, from the coding sequence ATGGAAGTAAACAAAATAGGAACAAATCAAGCGGGCAGGGAAGAGGTAAAAAATTCTTTGATAAATAAAAGTGAAGTCCCTGCATCGGCAAAATCTCAACAAAATTTTACTCAAATGCTTGAAGCTCTAAGAGGTTCTGAAAGAGCGTCTTCCATTATTTCCAATATTCAGGGCGAAAGCTCTGCTTCCGTCTCAGGTTTAAAGACGGGCAATTCGGAAGCCCTCTTTGATACCCGCCTACCTGGCGATATTTTAAAATCTATGAAGATAGAAAATCCCGTTCCGGCCGACACTCACAGGGAGGTTCAAGGTATGGCCTCCTCCTTCGGAAAATCCGGCGAGACGGTTCATTCAAGATATTCGATTGACAGGACGAGTAAGCTTTACGAACAAGCTCTTGAGTTTGAATCCTACTTTGTAAAAATAATGCTCGACTCTATGCGGAATACCTTGACCGGAAAAACTCTTGCAGGAGATGAATCCTTTGCAGGCAAGATGTACCAAGATATGATGTATGATGAGCTAGGCCGCAGCATGACCAAAAACGCCGGCTTCGGCCTTGCCGATCAAATCTATCTGGAGCTTTCAAATTAA
- a CDS encoding right-handed parallel beta-helix repeat-containing protein yields the protein MKKGIITCLLVCCVLMQAAAADYYVSKETGKNGNAGTKDAPFKNIEKAAEKAQAGDKIYVAEGNYYGIRDKGFIMIQKAVEIYGGYSKDFSKRDVLKYRTLVMPPASSNGTGRANKAMEFDIKNGEGKKLVIDGIIFDKGLSNGYHPTKGKPQGVETGMLVLPPGQGVNGNEKSITTEKAIFGGSIMKCDVLIQNCVFNNASNFAIQFGGTGNVKILNNVFTANAMSACEIWGKENKPNAITVEFAYNTVLFTWPRTHAFEDMGYGFRVMTKVEVNIHHNIIGLSCLSAIDRCRIDSPASMENGRKVLVDNNRFFMNKQADVTLPGLGTFEYVWVKDFEDVDRFNSAEGNEELKDIAPLKNVLNKAYLAGFLNATYKEKTDYDANSPANEFRRAMGMNQTMKVQTDVSMFANKYPQDDAVKLFGAVKGFGAQAIK from the coding sequence ATGAAAAAAGGAATTATAACTTGTTTACTGGTGTGCTGTGTCCTAATGCAGGCAGCAGCCGCTGACTACTATGTTTCAAAAGAAACGGGTAAGAACGGAAACGCAGGCACAAAAGATGCTCCGTTTAAGAATATTGAAAAGGCTGCTGAAAAGGCTCAGGCGGGCGATAAAATCTATGTTGCAGAAGGCAATTACTACGGCATTCGAGACAAGGGTTTTATCATGATACAAAAAGCAGTCGAAATTTACGGCGGATATTCCAAAGACTTTTCCAAACGGGATGTTTTAAAATACCGCACTCTTGTTATGCCGCCGGCCTCCTCAAACGGAACAGGCAGAGCAAACAAAGCTATGGAATTCGACATTAAAAACGGTGAGGGTAAAAAACTCGTAATTGACGGTATTATTTTTGATAAAGGTCTTTCAAACGGGTATCATCCCACAAAGGGTAAGCCTCAGGGTGTAGAAACCGGTATGCTTGTTTTACCGCCGGGTCAAGGTGTGAATGGTAATGAAAAATCCATTACAACAGAAAAGGCTATATTCGGCGGCAGTATTATGAAATGCGATGTGCTTATTCAAAACTGCGTATTCAACAATGCTTCCAATTTTGCCATTCAGTTTGGAGGAACAGGCAATGTTAAAATTTTAAATAACGTCTTTACTGCAAATGCAATGTCTGCTTGTGAAATTTGGGGAAAAGAAAATAAACCAAATGCCATAACGGTGGAGTTCGCATATAACACGGTCTTATTTACATGGCCGCGTACTCATGCTTTTGAAGATATGGGCTATGGGTTCCGCGTTATGACAAAGGTTGAGGTAAATATACACCACAATATTATTGGACTGTCTTGTCTTTCTGCAATCGACCGATGCCGAATCGATAGTCCCGCTTCAATGGAAAATGGACGAAAGGTACTCGTAGACAACAACCGCTTTTTTATGAACAAACAGGCGGATGTAACCCTGCCGGGTTTAGGAACCTTCGAGTATGTATGGGTAAAGGACTTTGAAGATGTAGACCGCTTTAATAGTGCAGAAGGAAATGAAGAATTAAAAGACATCGCTCCGCTTAAAAATGTCTTAAACAAGGCATACCTGGCTGGTTTTTTAAATGCTACTTATAAAGAAAAAACAGACTATGATGCCAACTCTCCTGCTAATGAGTTTAGGCGTGCAATGGGAATGAACCAAACAATGAAGGTTCAGACCGATGTGTCTATGTTTGCAAACAAATATCCTCAAGATGATGCCGTAAAGCTGTTCGGTGCGGTAAAAGGTTTCGGCGCACAGGCAATTAAGTAA
- a CDS encoding aminopeptidase, with amino-acid sequence MDFKRNIEKYVELILKVGLNIQKGDGIFVLVNEHSIGMVREVTKQAYKMGAKDVVYDFSDDEMTLARYAYGDESIFKEMPKFKIDYMEAAYKNNYHRLAIVADNPELLKNADAKKVSEWNKTRAIASKPIMKYTMENHVKWCVAAHPTPAWAKSVFPELTEEQALTKLWEKVFDATRVSMDDPVAAWKEHDAALKKHQNFLNEMAFEKLLYKGPGTDLEVYLTEGHRWVGGSGKSTRGDVFMANIPTEEVFSMPHAFKVNGTLKATKPLAARGRIINDFHFTFKDGKVVDFDAKEGKDVLQSLLDSDEGASRLGEVALVADDSPISNTGVLFKNTLFDENASCHFAIGNAYSENIKGGADFSDEDKKKIGMNNSIIHVDFMVGGPELSVIGVKKDGTQVQILKDGNWVI; translated from the coding sequence CAATCGGCATGGTTCGTGAAGTTACAAAACAGGCTTATAAGATGGGAGCTAAGGATGTTGTCTATGATTTTTCGGATGATGAGATGACTCTTGCCCGCTATGCCTATGGAGACGAAAGCATCTTTAAGGAAATGCCTAAATTTAAAATCGACTACATGGAAGCGGCTTATAAAAATAATTACCACCGCCTTGCAATAGTAGCCGACAATCCGGAACTCTTAAAAAATGCAGATGCCAAAAAAGTTTCGGAATGGAATAAAACCAGAGCCATAGCTTCAAAGCCCATAATGAAATACACTATGGAAAACCATGTAAAATGGTGCGTTGCGGCCCACCCTACTCCGGCTTGGGCAAAATCTGTCTTTCCGGAATTAACTGAAGAGCAAGCCCTTACAAAACTTTGGGAAAAGGTCTTCGATGCAACAAGGGTCAGCATGGACGATCCGGTCGCCGCATGGAAAGAACATGATGCAGCCTTAAAAAAACATCAAAACTTTTTAAACGAAATGGCCTTTGAAAAACTCTTATACAAGGGACCGGGAACAGACTTGGAAGTATATCTTACCGAAGGGCACCGCTGGGTAGGCGGTTCAGGCAAGAGTACTCGAGGCGATGTCTTTATGGCTAATATCCCGACTGAAGAAGTATTTTCGATGCCCCACGCCTTTAAGGTAAACGGAACATTAAAAGCTACAAAACCCTTGGCTGCCAGAGGAAGAATTATAAACGATTTCCATTTTACCTTTAAGGACGGAAAGGTTGTAGACTTTGATGCTAAGGAAGGAAAGGATGTGCTTCAATCCCTATTAGACTCCGATGAAGGAGCGAGCCGATTAGGCGAGGTCGCTTTAGTCGCAGATGATTCCCCCATCAGCAATACCGGAGTTCTTTTTAAAAACACCCTTTTTGATGAAAATGCATCCTGTCATTTTGCCATAGGAAATGCCTACAGCGAAAACATAAAAGGCGGAGCAGACTTTTCCGATGAAGACAAGAAAAAAATAGGAATGAATAATTCGATTATTCATGTAGACTTTATGGTAGGCGGCCCCGAACTTTCCGTTATAGGCGTAAAAAAAGACGGAACTCAAGTTCAAATTCTAAAAGACGGAAACTGGGTAATATAA